From a single Lolium rigidum isolate FL_2022 chromosome 7, APGP_CSIRO_Lrig_0.1, whole genome shotgun sequence genomic region:
- the LOC124677461 gene encoding uncharacterized protein LOC124677461 — protein MEGGGNDVAAVAMELDLDIATTRKKLEDEVLGTWLWDKELDSIVKEQQERDEEGNYEYYEPDGPHELYDDEEDELHCGSTGYGYMFRYEDGNPFYASDREERWENQMQFPPMPTAEKSHPFWRVWKGSLHVEGPCQLNPNPVSAQSLLPPLPIWENRWVDKKENEPCRRAIQVFSLNLLPPHDDTVEIYGMFAFRDVRNHGLRNFVFEYSRDKPCKLKPGASKLQPLLTPHQGIYAVGLVLIEYRLLIKDVERENDKVLIDGYSVYAPSFYADYERLHWHINTGHHGSVNLRMVAIPKAVLAVLECEIHHLGDNLFDSLTVTAVYRTVHGGAFPIFIGKLSVRKLPPATISVDYRKNLTIDLYTHNSHLDDVNSHPDGVVGDHNSPGRFDYDIEDIITDTLWFEPQKSGSCTKMSSDMYGLVMSVKVTWSSLCEPSH, from the exons ATGGAGGGTGGAGGAAACG ATGTCGCGGCGGTGGCCATGGAGTTGGATCTGGACATAGCGACTACGAGAAAGAAATTAGAGGATGAGGTGCTCGGCACTTGGCTatgggacaaggagctggactccATCGTCAAGGAACAGCAAGAGCGAGACGAGGAAGGCAATTACGAATACTACGAACCGGACGGACCACACGAATtatacgacgatgaagaagacgagCTCCATTGCGGTTCAACGGGATACGGGTACATGTTCCGCTACGAGGACGGGAACCCTTTTTACGCCTCCGATAGGGAGGAGAGGTGGGAGAATCAGATGCAGTTTCCTCCTATGCCCACCGCCGAGAAATCACATCCATTTTGGAGAGTCTGGAAAGGGTCTCTTCATGTCGAAGGCCCGTGTCAGCTCAATCCAAATCCGGTGTCTGCACAAAGCTTGT TGCCTCCATTGCCAATATGGGAAAACCGTTGGGTGGACAAAAAGGAGAACGAACCTTGTCGACGGGCTATCCAAGTGTTCAGTTTGAATTTATTGCCTCCTCATGATGACACGGTTGAGATCTATGGTATGTTTGCTTTCCGAGATGTACGAAACCACGGACTACGCAACTTTGTCTTTGAATACTCAAGGGACAAACCATGCAAGCTTAAGCCG GGTGCTTCTAAGCTTCAACCTCTACTTACCCCGCATCAAGGCATCTATGCTGTTGGGCTTGTGCTAATTGAGTATCGTTTACTAATTAAGGATGTAGAACGTGAAAACGATAAGGTATTAATAGACGGATATTCTGTCTATGCTCCATCATTCTATGCAGACTATGAAAGGCTCCATTGGCACATCAACACCGGCCACCATGGTAGCGTCAATCTGAGAATGGTCGCTATCCCAAAAGCGGTGTTGGCTGTGTTGGAGTGCGAGATACACCATCTTGGGGACAATTTGTTTGATTCACTTACAGTAACTGCGGTTTATCGTACCGTGCATGGGGGTGCTTTTCCAATCTTCATTGGGAAGTTGAGTGTTCGCAAGCTGCCACCGGCCACAATTAGTGTGGATTACAGAAagaatttgacaatagacttataCACTCACAATAGTCACCTAGATGACGTTAATTCTCATCCTGATGGTGTTGTTGGTGACCACAATTCACCTGGTCGTTTTGATTATGATATTGAGGACATCATAACTGACACTTTGTGGTTTGAACCGCAAAAGAGCGGGAGTTGTACAAAAATGTCAAGTGATATGTACGGCCTTGTAATGTCGGTGAAGGTAACATGGTCTAGCTTGTGTGAGCCAAGTCACTAA